The genomic segment GAGGATAGGGTAGTTATTATGAAAAGTATTGTATAAGAGAGTCGCTCACTTCGCCTTCGGTAAGTAAGCCAGATGGATAGTATTCAAGCCCCCTTAGTGGTACGTACTATTCCGGCTGGTAAATATGCAGAATTCACGATCAGGGGGCATGTTCAGGAAGCAGTAGGAGCGCTTTGGCAAGAAATCTGGCAGATGGGTTTGGAAAGATTGTATTCTTATGATTTTGAGGTATACCACAATAATTCTGAAGATATTAATGACCAGATGATCGATATTTACATTTCTATTAAGTA from the Clostridia bacterium genome contains:
- a CDS encoding GyrI-like domain-containing protein → MDSIQAPLVVRTIPAGKYAEFTIRGHVQEAVGALWQEIWQMGLERLYSYDFEVYHNNSEDINDQMIDIYISIK